DNA sequence from the Bradyrhizobium diazoefficiens genome:
GTGATCTCCTCAAAACTGCCGGCGCGGGGCTATCGCGTCGATGGAAAGGCCGCCGAAACGGTCCGCCTCGAGAGGAGGCTTTGGTTTCGATGGACCTGACGTTACGCCAGCGAGGCTGAACCAAACCCTGATAGCGCCTTCAGATTGGGTTCATCTGAATGAAATCGTTGTAATCCATGTTGGAATTCCCACTTGGCCCTGCGGCGAAGCGTCCGTGAGGCCGCTCCGGCGCTCGCTTGCCGGATCGCGAAGGCGCCGATATAAGCCCCGCAACTCCGAACCACCCATTTTTCTCTTCAAGGACAAGATCATGGCCATCGAACGCACTTTCTCGATCATCAAGCCCGACGCGACAGCGCGTAACCTGACCGGCGCCGTGAACGCCGTGATCGAGAAGGCGGGCCTGCGCATCGTCGCGCAGAAGCGCATCCGCATGACCAAGGAACAGGCCGAGACCTTCTACGCCGTCCACAAGGCCCGCCCCTTCTTCGGCGAGCTCGTCGAGTTCATGACCTCCGGCCCGGTCGTCGTCCAGGTGCTGGAAGGCGAGAATGCCGTCGCCAAATATCGCGACGTGATGGGCGCGACCGATCCGTCCAAGGCCGCCGAGGGCACCATCCGCAAGCTCTACGCCAAGTCGATCGGCGAGAACTCCGCCCACGGCTCGGACGCGCCGGAAACCGCCGCGATCGAGATCGCGCAGTTCTTCTCGGGCAACGAGATCGTCGGCTAGGAGCCGACAGGTTAAATGAGCGAAAGGACTCATTGTGAACTGGCTCTGGCAGATCTTCGATCCCGCCACGATCGGGGCATTCTTCACCCAGTTTCGCAATGAGATGGCCGAACCGACCTTCTGGATCGCGGTCGGCAAGATCATCTGGATCAACGTCCTGCTCTCCGGCGACAATGCGCTGGTCATCGCGCTCGCCTGCCGCGGCCTGAAGCCGCGGCACCGGCTGTGGGGCATGGCGCTCGGCGCGGGCGCCGCGGTGCTGCTGCGCATCGTCTTCACCGGCATCGTCGCGAGCCTGATGGAGTTGCCGTATCTCAAGCTGGTCGGCGGCCTCGCGCTGATCGTGATCGCGGCAAAACTGCTGGTGCCGGAAAATGAGGACGAGGACGACGTCGAGTCGGCCTCGCATCTGTGGCAGGCAGTGCAGATCGTCGTCGTTGCCGACATCGTTATGAGTCTGGATAACGTCATTGCGGTGGCCGCCGCCGCTAATGGCAGCGTGCCGCTGCTGGTGCTCGGACTTGCCATCAGCGTGCCGCTGATCGTCGCCGGCGCGGCGCTGATTATGGCGCTGCTCTCGAAACTGCCGGTCCTGGTCTGGGCCGGTGCGGCTCTG
Encoded proteins:
- the ndk gene encoding nucleoside-diphosphate kinase, which translates into the protein MAIERTFSIIKPDATARNLTGAVNAVIEKAGLRIVAQKRIRMTKEQAETFYAVHKARPFFGELVEFMTSGPVVVQVLEGENAVAKYRDVMGATDPSKAAEGTIRKLYAKSIGENSAHGSDAPETAAIEIAQFFSGNEIVG
- a CDS encoding TerC family protein — protein: MNWLWQIFDPATIGAFFTQFRNEMAEPTFWIAVGKIIWINVLLSGDNALVIALACRGLKPRHRLWGMALGAGAAVLLRIVFTGIVASLMELPYLKLVGGLALIVIAAKLLVPENEDEDDVESASHLWQAVQIVVVADIVMSLDNVIAVAAAANGSVPLLVLGLAISVPLIVAGAALIMALLSKLPVLVWAGAALLGWIAGEVIATDPGVAPKLHALSEGLLGASLDKMLTGLHIPVQFGHGGAGAEYLCATLGVVIVLLVGSIWRRRSLNQAALEHAKVSAE